From the Chryseobacterium fluminis genome, the window CCGCTGCAAATCTCAACAAAAGCTACCTTTGGCTCGGAGTTTGGGAAGAAAACCACAAAGCTTTACAGTTTTACAGGAAAAATGGATTTGTAGAGTTTGATAAACACATTTTCCGATTGGGTAACGAAGAACAAACCGATCTGATGATGAAGAAAATTTTGGATTAAAAATAAACCGGTCTAATAGAATTCTTTGACAGATTTATGCTGAAATTACTTTTTTCTTAATCCGATCCTTATTCAGTAAAGCTAAAGTGATGATCCCTACCGTAAATTCTATTAATGCACTTCCCCAGTAAATACTTTTTACTCCAAAATACAACGGCAGGATCAGCATTAGGGGAATAAATAAAATCAGCTGCCTTAAAAAGACCAGAAAGCTTGCGTTTTTACTGTTATTTACAGCAGGATAATAGGAAAGAGCCAGTACGGTAACCGGCAGCAGGGGAAGTATGGAAAAAAATAACCTGAAATCCAGAATCTGGCCTGCATCTGCAATATATCCGGGTAACATTAAACCAATGAGCTGCTGCGGAAGAAATAAAGCAATCATAAAAAAAGGAAACAAAACCGCAACTCCCGCCAGAATATAGGTTTTTAAAAATTTCCTTGCCCGTATATTATTTCCTGCTCCGTAATTAATTCCGATAACAGGCTGTAAGCCACGCATCAGACCAAATAAGGGAGTCATTAAGAACAGAAAAAACCGGTTTACGACCGTGAAGAAGGAGAGGTCACTCTCTGTTCCGTAACGTGCAATTGCATTAAAAATAATAATACTCTGCACAACACTCATCACCGACAAGACCATTTCCGGAAGTCCCAGTTTCAGTATTTTTTTTCCTGTGTCTAGCTTCATTGAAACGGAATTCCAGTGAGTTTTGAACGTGCTTTTTCCCTTAGCATAATACAAAATTCCGAGTCCGGTGTAAATGATCATCCCGATATTCGTTGCCCAGGCCGCTCCCTTTACACCCATTTCCAATGTTGAAATAAAGACAGGCTTCAGAATAATATCAATGACAAGACCTGCAGCAATCATCTTCGCTGCCGTTTTCATTTTTCCCTCCGCCCGGATCAGCATATTGAGCGCCAGTCCGTAAATCCAGAAAACCGCTCCGATGACAGTGGCTCTGAAATAGTCGACAGCAATTGCCTGAAGTTCTCCTTTTGCTCCCATCATTGCCATTAATTCATGTGCATAGATATAAGCCGGAAGGGTACAGATCACAGAGAATAATAAACACAGAGCATTGAAGTTTCCGAATAAATGATAAAGCTTATTCTCCTCATTTTTACCAATCCACATACTTACCGCTGCTCCGGCTCCCGTTCCCACCCATCTTCCGAACCCTAAAACAATCTGGGACAGGGGATAAGCCATCCCAACGGCTGCGAGAGCTTTCGTGTCGACTAAATATCCTACGAAAAGTGCATCCAGAAAATTATTAATTCCGTATAAAACAATCGCCGCAACGGCAGGCCATGAAGTTTCCCACATGACCTTTTTTAAATCTCCCGTTAAGATGAATGTTTTGCGGTCCACAGCTCCGAAGTATTAAATTGTTGAAAGGCAATTCGCTTTTCTACTTTATAAATTTCTTTCCCGGCCAAAGAATTAATGATCATCGCATTTCTGTAAGCACCCATTCCCAGGTCCGGTGTTACAAAACCATGGGTATGAAGCTCCGCATTCTGTACATAAATACTCTTTTTGTGATCGACGGTATAGTAACGGCTTACTTCAAAAAGCCTGTCTTCTGTTCTCTGAATCAAATGTTCGATTCCCTGCAAAAACTTAGGCTCTTTATACCTATATCCCGTTGCAAGAATCACATAATCTGAAATATTTGTGAAAGCAACATCATCCTGCAGATGGGTGAAACTTAACAGGTAAGAATTTCCTTCGGGGCTGATAGCATCCAGCCGGCAGCTGGGCTTTAATTCTACATTCAGCGGCGTATTACCAACGCTCATCTCGTACAGCGTATCGAATACTTCATTAATCAAATCAAAATTGATCCCTTTATAAAGCGGCGGTTGCTTTGCCAGTATGTTTTTACGCTGCTGCGGAGGCATCCGATAGAAATGATCTACATATTCCGGAGAAGTGAGTTCCAGTGTTAATTTTGAATATTCCATCGGGAAAAAACGATCCGCTCTTGTCAACCAATTTATCTTAAGCGTATTTTGGGTTTCCGGGAGCAGGTCCCGGAATATTTCCGCTGCACTTTGTCCTGAACCCACAATAGATACGGAAGCTGAGTTTAGAATGTCTCTTTTACGGTCAAGGTATGCCGAGGTATGCAGCACGTTCAGATAATTTTTACCCTCCATAAAATCAGGAAGATGAGGTTGTGTTCCGGTTCCCAGAACCAGGTTTCTGGCACAGTATTTTACAACATCTTTATTTCTTAAATCCAAAACTTCGATGGTGTAGATTTCCATAGTTTCATCGAACCTGATATGTTCCACCTTCTTTCCGAAAAGACAATTGGGTAACTGATCTGAAACCCATTGACAATACAGATTATATTCTTTTCGTAAGATGTAAAAATTTTCCCTGATATAGAATTTATACAGACGGTCGGTTTCCTTCAGGAAATTCAGAAAGCTGAATTTACTTTTAGGATCGGCCATGGTAACCAGATCGGCCATGAAAGGAACCTGAAGCGTAGCATGATCAAGCATCAGCCCGGGATGCCAGTCGAAACTTTCTGCCTGATCCAGAAATAAGGAGTCAACAGATTCCAAAGGCTGTAAGAGCGCTGCTAATCCTAGGTTAAAAGGACCGATCCCGACCCCGATGATATCGTATATTTTATTATTTTCCATTTTTTTTGTTTATAAATGTGGTTGTTTAAACCTTACAGGTTATTGAAACCTGTAAGGCTAATAATAGTTTAGCAGGTTCAGTCAGATACTTTTGCTTCAAATCTGCTTTCAGGACATTTTTCCCAATATCCCTCACGCGTACAGAAGGTCAGGTAAGCTGTTTTATGGGGCATTTCGATCACTCCTTCACGGGTATATCCTAATCTTGTGATGATTCTGTCCGTCGGAACAGCATCTACAGATGCCTCACCAATACATTTTCCCACTTCAGGCATCATGAAAATATAATCCAGTGCTACCTGAAAGGACTGAAAAGAGAATTTCTTATCCTTTTGAGTTTCTGCCACAAAAAAATGGGTGCCGTAATCTGTGGGAACAGATTCGTAATATGCCCCCACAATATCCCTCATCGGCCAGTAAGGCTCGAAACTGAATTGCGGAATACCGTTTACACAGCCTATGAAGCTGTGCTGTTCGTCACCCGGAAGAATGGTTCTGAACCAAAGCTCAAGATCTCTTTTAGGCCCGTCCATTTTCCAGAAAGGTTTGGCATGTTCCCTGTTAAACCATTCATGAACCATTTCAAAATCTTTTTCGATGTCGAAAGGGCGGATGCTGATGTTTACATTTTCTTCTTCAAAATATCTTGAATAAACAATATCCTTTGTTTGCGGTTTAATTAATTTATCCGAAAAGAAGTATTTATGTAAAGGATTCGGCGTATCCAGAAAAACAGCTGGATATTCCAGGTTTTCGTCTGCCTCATTGATGTTCCGGAGACTGGTGATGAGGTTCCCCTTCGTGTACCAGTTTCTTTTATGCAAAATATAGCTTACCAGCCCTGTTTCGTCCTCATCTTCAAGTTCTCTGAATGCTTTGTAGACCAGGTTGATTAATTTGCGTTCATCTGCCAACTGACAGCAGCCCAGCGCATTTACAACTCCTAAAATATTATTGGTCACCAGGTAATACGTATATTTAGGAGCCAGAGATTCTTCATCGATCATGGACTGACTCTCGTCCGCAACACCGGGAAGTGCTGCGGAAACCAGATCTTTCCGGCCTTCCCTGAAGAAAAACCCCTGATTATCCCGGAAGTAAACTTTCGCCGGGAAACCGGTCTTATCCAGTTCCAACATTACATTCTGCTGATGAAACTCGCACGCCAGTCCGTAGATATTCAGAATCCCGACAATGGGTCGTATGCAGATATGAAGATACTGCTTAAACCAGTCCAATGCAACCTGTTCGACGGGGAGATCAAGGTTTCCTGCTGCATTTTCTATAATATTCCGGAGTCTTGATGGCTGACCCAAAATCCCGTCCTGGCAAAGTGCTGCCAACAGCGTTACATTTTTACCTGTATTACTTCCATAAAAAGGATTTCTCCTGATGCTGATATTAAATCCGTTGATAATTCTGCCATTGAATTTTACTGCCATGAAGGCAGGATCTACCATAAATTCAATCTCCGGAAAATCTTTCTGTAAATTTTTCCCCAGTCGGTTTTTAACAGCCTGCTGATATCGTGACCACGGTGTAATTCCGGATATAAATTAATTCTCTCCGAATTTGTAATTTTTACATGCAGCGAAAATTTAAACATCCACGGGCTGTCTTCACTGTACACCGTTCTCACAGAGGAAGTAGGAGTGAAGTACTCTCCGTAATGCCCTAAAGCAAAAAGAGCTCCCTGTTCCTGCATGATCTGAACATCTTCCTGACTCAGTAGATGTTTGGCCTGCCAGGGGTGCATCGGAACAAGCTTATGATTCGGAAACCGGTCCCACAATTTCTGATGTTCGGGATTTAAAAGCAGATAGATTTTTTCTCCCAATTTTTTAGAAACAGGCTCCCCGTCAGCATTTTTTTCAATAATATTTTTACGATCGATTAAAAAGTAAAAAAGTTGAAACCGGCCCGATGTTTCCGGAGAATAGAGGAATAAATCCTGTCCGTTAAACCCCTGCCTGGATTTTGGAACAGGATGTAAAATATGTCCCAGAATAAGAGATCGTTCAGCTTCGATAAAAGACATCTCCAAATTGTTGACGGATTTATTATTTTCAGCCATATGCTTTAAATAGGCGTAAAGATTTTGGATACTGTTGTTCAGTCGGTCCATGACCGTTGAAGCCTCAATATCCTGATAGATCTTTTTTGAATATTCAGCAGTTAAAGCCATAAATCCGTAAATATCAACTTCAGAAACTTCATCCGTTTCGAGAACCCTTCTCAAGACCGGGAAATCAAAAAGATGTCTGCCGCTTTCTGAGAAATAAGTTACCGGAATATACACATCACATCCGATGGATGAAAAATCGATTCTGATATGAAGATCTGTCTGCGTCTTTCTTAAATTTTCAGCAATCGCCGGATCATATTCGGGAATTCCCAGGTAACGGCTCCAGTTGGTGAATTCTTTCATATAACAGTTGATCAGTGCTGTATAGCTGATCTTTTCTGCATATTCCTGCAGATTAATTGACTTCGGTGTATTCATGTCCGTATTGTTTAATGGTATTTAAAATAGTCCGAATATCTTCCATAGTGGTTAAAGGATTCAGAATAGTAAATTTTAAGTAAAACTGCCCGTTCACTTTTGTTCCTGCGACCAGGGCACTTCCTTGCTTATAGAGCCGGGATTTAATGAACGTATTAATTCTGTTCAGATCAAAGGTTTTAAAAGGATCGGCAGAATACCTGAACACCAGAGCCGAAATATCAGAACGGTTCAGAAGTTCAAAATACGGGTCATTTTCCAGTACTACCGCCGTCTGATGAGCGGTGTTAATAATTCTTTCAATATAATTTCCAAGTCCTTTTTTTCCGATAATTCTCAGGGTAAACCAAAGTTTTAATGCGTCAAACCGTCTGGTGGTCTGGATCGATTTATTAACCTGGTTCGGAATCTGATCTTCATCATGATCTTTTGGATTTAAATAATCGGCATAATGGGTAATTAAAGAGAAATAGTTTTTGTCCCTGACCAGAAATCCGCTGCTGCTGACAGGCTGGAAGAAAGATTTATGATAATCTACAGTCACAGAGTCTGCATCTTCAATTCCGTTGATCAG encodes:
- a CDS encoding GNAT family N-acetyltransferase; this encodes MAVKFNGRIINGFNISIRRNPFYGSNTGKNVTLLAALCQDGILGQPSRLRNIIENAAGNLDLPVEQVALDWFKQYLHICIRPIVGILNIYGLACEFHQQNVMLELDKTGFPAKVYFRDNQGFFFREGRKDLVSAALPGVADESQSMIDEESLAPKYTYYLVTNNILGVVNALGCCQLADERKLINLVYKAFRELEDEDETGLVSYILHKRNWYTKGNLITSLRNINEADENLEYPAVFLDTPNPLHKYFFSDKLIKPQTKDIVYSRYFEEENVNISIRPFDIEKDFEMVHEWFNREHAKPFWKMDGPKRDLELWFRTILPGDEQHSFIGCVNGIPQFSFEPYWPMRDIVGAYYESVPTDYGTHFFVAETQKDKKFSFQSFQVALDYIFMMPEVGKCIGEASVDAVPTDRIITRLGYTREGVIEMPHKTAYLTFCTREGYWEKCPESRFEAKVSD
- a CDS encoding IucA/IucC family protein; amino-acid sequence: MNTPKSINLQEYAEKISYTALINCYMKEFTNWSRYLGIPEYDPAIAENLRKTQTDLHIRIDFSSIGCDVYIPVTYFSESGRHLFDFPVLRRVLETDEVSEVDIYGFMALTAEYSKKIYQDIEASTVMDRLNNSIQNLYAYLKHMAENNKSVNNLEMSFIEAERSLILGHILHPVPKSRQGFNGQDLFLYSPETSGRFQLFYFLIDRKNIIEKNADGEPVSKKLGEKIYLLLNPEHQKLWDRFPNHKLVPMHPWQAKHLLSQEDVQIMQEQGALFALGHYGEYFTPTSSVRTVYSEDSPWMFKFSLHVKITNSERINLYPELHRGHDISRLLKTDWGKIYRKIFRRLNLW
- a CDS encoding MATE family efflux transporter; protein product: MDRKTFILTGDLKKVMWETSWPAVAAIVLYGINNFLDALFVGYLVDTKALAAVGMAYPLSQIVLGFGRWVGTGAGAAVSMWIGKNEENKLYHLFGNFNALCLLFSVICTLPAYIYAHELMAMMGAKGELQAIAVDYFRATVIGAVFWIYGLALNMLIRAEGKMKTAAKMIAAGLVIDIILKPVFISTLEMGVKGAAWATNIGMIIYTGLGILYYAKGKSTFKTHWNSVSMKLDTGKKILKLGLPEMVLSVMSVVQSIIIFNAIARYGTESDLSFFTVVNRFFLFLMTPLFGLMRGLQPVIGINYGAGNNIRARKFLKTYILAGVAVLFPFFMIALFLPQQLIGLMLPGYIADAGQILDFRLFFSILPLLPVTVLALSYYPAVNNSKNASFLVFLRQLILFIPLMLILPLYFGVKSIYWGSALIEFTVGIITLALLNKDRIKKKVISA
- a CDS encoding lysine N(6)-hydroxylase/L-ornithine N(5)-oxygenase family protein, which translates into the protein MENNKIYDIIGVGIGPFNLGLAALLQPLESVDSLFLDQAESFDWHPGLMLDHATLQVPFMADLVTMADPKSKFSFLNFLKETDRLYKFYIRENFYILRKEYNLYCQWVSDQLPNCLFGKKVEHIRFDETMEIYTIEVLDLRNKDVVKYCARNLVLGTGTQPHLPDFMEGKNYLNVLHTSAYLDRKRDILNSASVSIVGSGQSAAEIFRDLLPETQNTLKINWLTRADRFFPMEYSKLTLELTSPEYVDHFYRMPPQQRKNILAKQPPLYKGINFDLINEVFDTLYEMSVGNTPLNVELKPSCRLDAISPEGNSYLLSFTHLQDDVAFTNISDYVILATGYRYKEPKFLQGIEHLIQRTEDRLFEVSRYYTVDHKKSIYVQNAELHTHGFVTPDLGMGAYRNAMIINSLAGKEIYKVEKRIAFQQFNTSELWTAKHSS